A genomic segment from Propionibacteriaceae bacterium ZF39 encodes:
- a CDS encoding cation:proton antiporter: MGPVARGGRELLVGLALGRTGLGWLDPSAPIFAFLAQIGFALVMFVAGTHVPMRDASLRPALLRGVARAAVVAAVAIPAGWGIARFFGTGHAWLYAVLLASSSAALALPVLQRRTSDRPGLELIVQLAVEDTLCIVALPLSLQPESAGRAGLGALAVLAAGGLLYLVLAWGERSGYRRRVHKVSEDNRLAVEIRVVLVALFALCALALATGLSVMLGGFVVGLVVSAVGEPRRVARQVFAITEGFFAPVFFIWFGSQLMLRHVDLEAVWLGLALGAGALVCHLVPGLLTRQPAAMAALAAAQLGVPIAAMTDAGASESSGRVRTVPC; this comes from the coding sequence GTGGGCCCAGTTGCCCGTGGTGGTCGCGAGCTTCTCGTGGGACTCGCGCTCGGGCGCACGGGACTCGGCTGGCTCGATCCCAGCGCGCCGATCTTCGCGTTTCTGGCCCAGATCGGTTTTGCTCTCGTGATGTTCGTCGCGGGAACGCATGTGCCGATGCGGGATGCTTCCTTGCGTCCGGCACTGCTGCGGGGCGTCGCCCGGGCCGCTGTCGTGGCCGCCGTGGCGATCCCCGCCGGATGGGGCATCGCCCGGTTCTTCGGGACCGGACATGCCTGGCTCTATGCCGTGCTCCTGGCCTCGTCGTCGGCGGCGCTGGCACTGCCCGTCCTGCAGCGGCGGACCAGCGACCGGCCCGGGCTCGAACTCATTGTCCAACTGGCCGTCGAGGACACCCTGTGCATCGTGGCCCTGCCGCTGTCGCTCCAGCCGGAGTCGGCCGGACGCGCCGGTCTCGGCGCGCTGGCCGTGTTGGCCGCCGGCGGCCTCCTCTATCTGGTGCTGGCGTGGGGCGAGCGTTCCGGCTATCGCCGACGCGTCCACAAGGTGTCCGAGGACAACCGCCTCGCCGTCGAGATCAGGGTGGTGCTGGTCGCCCTGTTCGCACTCTGTGCCCTCGCCCTGGCGACCGGCCTGTCGGTCATGCTCGGCGGCTTCGTGGTCGGCCTGGTCGTCAGCGCCGTCGGCGAGCCCCGGCGCGTCGCGCGGCAGGTGTTCGCCATCACCGAGGGCTTCTTCGCCCCGGTGTTCTTCATCTGGTTCGGCTCCCAGTTGATGCTGCGCCATGTCGACCTGGAAGCCGTCTGGCTCGGCCTGGCCCTCGGCGCGGGGGCGTTGGTCTGTCACCTGGTGCCGGGTCTGCTGACCCGGCAACCGGCGGCCATGGCCGCACTCGCGGCGGCGCAACTCGGCGTACCCATTGCGGCGATGACCGATGCGGGCGCCTCGGAGTCCTCCGGCCGGGTGAGGACGGTGCCCTGCTGA
- a CDS encoding YegS/Rv2252/BmrU family lipid kinase gives MTPLHRYDGTTLTLVVNPKAGRGRAAKLLPQVCRELLRGMPGATLRVHQAADYSEARQRCVAAAESARPAHDGVPADALLVMGGDGMMALGVNACADTDVPLGLIPAGTGNDMCRGMGIRVFNPVQAAHWVISGRTRRVDTLKVEGDLVGGAEHRFVGTAVATGYAAMVNRRANRMKLAVGPLRYAAAALAELARFEPLTYRMTIDGVARTEPAMFVAIANASYFGGGMKIAPTADVTDGLLDLTIVHPVSRNTLLRLLPTMFSGKFVADPAVERLTAREVILEGRGIYGMGDGEDLGDAPLRISVAPRSLTVFGGDPDQAVTQE, from the coding sequence ATGACTCCATTGCACCGCTACGACGGGACAACTCTGACCCTCGTGGTGAATCCGAAAGCGGGCCGCGGACGGGCGGCGAAACTTCTTCCGCAGGTGTGCCGGGAGCTGTTGCGGGGGATGCCGGGCGCGACACTGCGGGTGCATCAGGCCGCTGACTATTCCGAGGCACGCCAGCGTTGCGTGGCAGCGGCCGAATCGGCACGGCCGGCCCACGATGGCGTACCCGCGGATGCCCTCCTCGTCATGGGCGGCGACGGGATGATGGCGCTCGGGGTGAACGCGTGCGCCGACACCGACGTGCCGCTCGGGCTGATCCCCGCCGGGACCGGCAACGACATGTGTCGCGGCATGGGGATCCGGGTCTTCAATCCCGTGCAGGCCGCCCACTGGGTGATCTCGGGGCGTACGCGCCGCGTGGACACGCTGAAGGTCGAGGGCGATCTGGTCGGCGGTGCGGAGCACCGGTTCGTCGGGACGGCTGTGGCGACGGGGTACGCCGCGATGGTCAACCGCCGCGCCAACAGGATGAAGCTGGCCGTCGGCCCCCTGAGGTACGCCGCAGCGGCTCTGGCCGAACTGGCACGATTCGAGCCGCTGACCTATCGGATGACCATCGACGGGGTGGCCCGGACGGAGCCGGCGATGTTCGTCGCCATCGCCAACGCCAGCTATTTCGGTGGGGGCATGAAGATCGCGCCGACTGCCGATGTCACCGATGGCTTGCTCGATCTCACGATCGTTCATCCGGTGAGCCGCAACACGCTGCTGCGCCTGCTGCCGACGATGTTCTCCGGCAAGTTCGTGGCGGACCCGGCGGTGGAGCGGCTGACCGCGAGAGAAGTCATCCTCGAGGGCCGGGGCATCTATGGCATGGGCGATGGCGAGGACCTCGGTGATGCCCCGCTGCGCATCTCCGTCGCACCCCGATCGCTGACCGTCTTCGGTGGAGACCCCGACCAGGCGGTCACCCAGGAGTGA
- the tatC gene encoding twin-arginine translocase subunit TatC, which translates to MSAPPSEKRRLKVNLSWLKPPKVPPGGTMTLFEHLAELRYRLVVAVLWVILAMIVCAFFYQQLYDLLMQPFLVASESLKAARPGAETQAVNIGVTTPMLLALKIVGIAGLVMSAPFWLYQLWAFLAPGLLAKEKKYALLFLGSSTPLFLSGVAVGYLVLPKGIEVMLGFTPESVPVTNMLDIQYFLTFLIRLMLVFGLAFLLPVVVVTLNLIGIIRAKQLASARMFIIFGIFVFGAVATPSTDPFSMLALALPMTVLYAISEVICHLNDRARRRRSPDPDLLD; encoded by the coding sequence GTGTCCGCGCCCCCGAGTGAGAAGCGTCGGCTCAAGGTCAACCTGAGCTGGTTGAAGCCCCCCAAGGTGCCGCCGGGGGGCACCATGACGCTGTTCGAGCATCTGGCCGAACTGCGTTATCGCCTGGTCGTCGCCGTGCTGTGGGTCATCCTCGCGATGATCGTGTGCGCGTTCTTCTATCAGCAGCTGTATGACCTGCTGATGCAACCGTTCCTGGTGGCGAGCGAGTCGCTGAAGGCGGCCCGTCCCGGAGCGGAGACCCAGGCCGTCAATATCGGTGTGACCACGCCGATGCTTCTGGCGCTCAAGATCGTCGGAATCGCCGGGCTCGTGATGTCGGCCCCATTCTGGCTCTATCAACTCTGGGCGTTCCTGGCTCCCGGGCTGCTGGCGAAGGAAAAGAAGTACGCCCTGCTGTTCCTGGGCAGCTCCACCCCGTTGTTCCTGTCCGGGGTCGCGGTCGGTTATCTGGTGCTGCCCAAGGGCATCGAGGTGATGTTGGGGTTCACGCCCGAATCGGTGCCGGTCACCAACATGCTCGACATCCAATATTTCCTGACGTTCCTGATCCGGCTGATGCTGGTGTTCGGGTTGGCGTTCCTGTTGCCGGTGGTCGTCGTGACCCTGAACCTGATCGGCATCATCCGGGCCAAGCAGCTGGCGTCTGCGCGCATGTTCATCATCTTCGGCATCTTTGTGTTCGGCGCCGTCGCGACTCCGTCGACCGATCCGTTCTCGATGCTCGCCCTGGCGCTTCCGATGACTGTGCTCTATGCAATCTCTGAAGTGATCTGTCATCTCAACGACAGGGCCCGGCGGCGCCGCTCGCCGGATCCTGACCTGCTCGACTAG
- the tatA gene encoding twin-arginine translocase TatA/TatE family subunit has protein sequence MTPLVFGLGPMELVIILVVVLLLFGGSRLAGLGRSSGRAIREFKEETKSLKDSETKPDQPRSELSGGSEPVARPADPAVEKNPEDLR, from the coding sequence ATGACTCCGCTGGTATTCGGGCTGGGCCCGATGGAACTGGTGATCATCCTGGTTGTCGTTCTGCTTCTGTTCGGTGGTTCGCGTCTGGCTGGCCTCGGCCGGAGCAGCGGTCGCGCCATCCGGGAGTTCAAGGAGGAGACCAAGAGCCTCAAGGACTCGGAGACCAAGCCGGACCAGCCGCGCAGTGAGCTGTCCGGCGGATCGGAGCCGGTTGCTCGCCCGGCCGATCCCGCCGTTGAGAAGAACCCCGAAGACCTCCGCTGA
- a CDS encoding WYL domain-containing protein, whose translation MSPSSDQVARLLSLVPYLQRRPGVRVQEVAAEFGITPVQLRKDLAVLYMCGLPGLLPGDLIEIDMEAVDGEGVIHLTNAEFLAQPLRLTPDEVLPLILGLQTLREIAGAEAQASIDSALAKLLAVAGESAGLAKRIRIGVRAADQPVREAIAAALGAGVRLRLTYDSASRGRTTRRLVDPHSLRMRDGFAYLEAWSDAPEGSDDQVGGWRSFRLDRIAEAELTAEPAQDHRDEPEPPDGWLDRLNRAEEVTLDLAAPATWVAEYYPIVDSRPLTGGGLRIRLRVADPAWFRALLLRLGPEARVVEPVEAAESARDEAGAALALYDQLFTEA comes from the coding sequence ATGAGCCCCTCGTCCGACCAGGTCGCGCGACTGCTGTCGCTCGTGCCCTATCTGCAGCGCCGGCCCGGGGTGAGGGTGCAGGAGGTCGCCGCGGAATTCGGGATCACCCCGGTGCAGCTCCGCAAGGACCTCGCGGTGCTCTATATGTGCGGCCTGCCCGGGCTCCTGCCCGGAGACCTGATCGAGATCGACATGGAGGCGGTCGACGGTGAGGGGGTCATCCACCTCACCAATGCCGAATTCCTCGCGCAACCGCTGCGACTCACCCCCGATGAGGTGCTCCCGCTGATCCTCGGGCTGCAGACGCTCCGCGAGATCGCGGGTGCCGAGGCGCAGGCCAGCATCGACAGCGCCCTGGCCAAGCTGCTGGCCGTGGCGGGGGAGAGCGCCGGTCTGGCGAAGCGGATCCGCATCGGCGTACGCGCGGCCGACCAGCCGGTCCGGGAGGCGATCGCGGCTGCGCTGGGAGCCGGCGTACGCCTGCGCCTGACGTATGACTCGGCCAGCCGGGGCCGGACCACGCGGCGGCTGGTCGACCCCCACAGCCTGCGGATGCGCGACGGGTTCGCCTATCTGGAGGCGTGGAGCGACGCACCGGAGGGGTCGGATGATCAGGTCGGTGGCTGGCGCAGTTTCCGGCTCGACCGCATCGCGGAGGCGGAGCTGACCGCCGAACCTGCGCAGGACCATCGGGATGAACCCGAGCCACCGGACGGCTGGCTCGACCGGCTCAACCGCGCCGAGGAGGTCACGCTCGACCTGGCGGCGCCGGCGACGTGGGTGGCGGAGTACTACCCGATCGTCGACTCCCGGCCCCTGACCGGGGGCGGTCTGCGGATCCGGCTCCGGGTCGCCGATCCGGCCTGGTTCCGGGCGCTGCTGTTGCGACTCGGCCCCGAGGCAAGGGTCGTCGAGCCCGTGGAGGCGGCCGAGTCCGCCCGGGATGAGGCCGGCGCCGCGCTTGCGCTGTATGACCAACTGTTCACCGAGGCGTGA
- a CDS encoding WYL domain-containing protein, whose amino-acid sequence MAPRKSERILNLTICLLAARHFLPREKIRELVEGYAGLSDAAFERTFERDKDELRALGVPVETGSNDAFFDDEIGYRIPRGDFELPPIEFTAGEAAVVSMAGRVWQEANLAESTQVALAKLRAAGLPTDTDRLGLLAPTSTARVAAFEPLWDAVVTGRRVRFGYRRGGGGKPGVRTVDPWAIVSHKGNWYLIGFDTDRAATRMFKLLRITDDPEPIGPPGAVVVPDDLDARQLAIRLEPGQPAGRALLAVREGRAPWLRRRGEPAVAPDLPNGSGLPAGFEVLAVDYVSVDSFIDEIAAHGQDVLVLEPADVRDRVRAHLAAFLGEASA is encoded by the coding sequence ATGGCACCTCGCAAGTCCGAGCGCATCCTCAACCTCACGATCTGCCTGCTCGCCGCCCGCCATTTTCTGCCACGGGAGAAGATCCGCGAGCTGGTCGAGGGGTACGCCGGGCTGTCCGACGCAGCGTTCGAGCGGACGTTCGAGCGTGACAAGGACGAACTCCGGGCGCTCGGGGTGCCGGTCGAGACCGGCTCCAACGATGCCTTCTTCGACGACGAGATCGGCTATCGCATCCCGCGCGGCGATTTCGAATTGCCGCCGATCGAGTTCACGGCCGGTGAGGCAGCCGTGGTGTCGATGGCGGGCCGGGTGTGGCAGGAAGCCAACCTCGCCGAGTCGACGCAGGTCGCGCTGGCGAAGCTGCGGGCGGCTGGGCTGCCGACTGATACCGATCGGCTGGGCCTGCTGGCACCGACGAGCACGGCCCGGGTCGCGGCCTTCGAGCCCCTCTGGGATGCCGTCGTCACCGGGCGGCGGGTCCGCTTCGGCTATCGGCGCGGCGGGGGCGGCAAGCCAGGCGTCCGGACCGTCGATCCGTGGGCGATCGTGTCCCACAAGGGCAACTGGTATCTGATCGGGTTCGACACCGACCGCGCCGCCACCCGCATGTTCAAACTCCTGCGCATCACCGACGACCCCGAGCCGATCGGGCCGCCGGGGGCCGTGGTCGTGCCGGACGATCTCGACGCCCGGCAGCTGGCCATCCGGCTCGAACCGGGCCAACCGGCGGGCCGGGCCCTCCTCGCCGTGCGCGAGGGGCGGGCGCCGTGGCTGCGACGCCGCGGTGAGCCCGCGGTGGCACCCGACCTGCCGAACGGTTCCGGGCTCCCCGCGGGCTTCGAGGTCCTGGCGGTCGACTACGTGAGCGTGGATTCGTTCATCGATGAGATCGCTGCGCATGGCCAGGACGTGCTCGTGCTCGAGCCGGCCGATGTCCGCGATCGGGTCCGCGCCCACCTGGCGGCGTTCCTGGGGGAGGCGAGTGCATGA
- the gluQRS gene encoding tRNA glutamyl-Q(34) synthetase GluQRS, whose product MPTGPNARGTESTPSAAGAGRYAPSPTSDLHIGNLRTAVLAWFFARSTDRDLLLRVEDLDTDRVRAAGETEARQLADLAALGLDFDPPLVRQSDRLDAYAAAVAQLGDRVYECYCTRREIAEAASAPHADGFRPYPGTCRDLTDAERAARRQSRPAALRIRADSAEVTVTDVLHGPVTGVVDDFVLRRGDGAWAYNLAVVVDDIAMGVDQVVRADDLLSSAPRQAWLTEQLGGRIPAYAHVPLVVNSAGVRLAKRDGAVSLADLAATGRDATWALAWIARSLNLAQTGEQVTLATLLSRFDPADLPLTPTVFEG is encoded by the coding sequence ATGCCGACCGGGCCGAACGCGCGGGGCACGGAGTCGACGCCGTCGGCAGCCGGAGCGGGGCGCTATGCCCCCAGTCCCACCTCCGACCTCCACATCGGCAACCTGCGGACGGCCGTGCTCGCCTGGTTCTTCGCCCGCAGCACGGATCGCGACCTGTTGCTCCGCGTCGAGGATCTGGACACCGACCGGGTCCGCGCGGCCGGGGAGACCGAGGCCCGTCAGCTGGCGGACCTGGCCGCGCTGGGCCTGGACTTCGATCCCCCGCTGGTCCGCCAGTCCGACCGTCTCGACGCGTACGCCGCAGCAGTCGCCCAGCTCGGTGACCGGGTGTACGAGTGTTATTGCACCCGGCGCGAGATAGCCGAGGCCGCGAGCGCTCCGCACGCCGATGGCTTCCGGCCCTACCCGGGCACCTGCCGCGACCTCACCGACGCCGAGCGCGCCGCACGTCGCCAGTCGCGCCCCGCGGCTTTGCGGATCCGGGCCGACTCGGCCGAGGTGACCGTCACGGATGTCCTGCACGGACCGGTGACGGGCGTGGTCGACGACTTCGTGCTCCGCCGGGGCGACGGGGCGTGGGCCTACAACCTGGCGGTCGTGGTCGACGACATCGCGATGGGTGTGGACCAGGTGGTCCGGGCCGATGACCTGCTGTCGTCCGCACCTCGTCAGGCGTGGCTGACCGAACAGCTCGGCGGCCGGATTCCGGCGTACGCGCATGTCCCGCTGGTGGTGAATTCCGCCGGCGTACGCCTGGCCAAACGCGACGGCGCAGTGAGCCTGGCCGACCTCGCGGCCACGGGCCGGGACGCCACCTGGGCCCTCGCCTGGATCGCCCGCAGCCTGAACCTCGCGCAGACGGGCGAACAGGTCACTCTCGCCACTCTGCTGAGCCGATTCGACCCCGCCGATCTCCCCCTGACCCCGACGGTCTTCGAGGGCTGA
- a CDS encoding FKBP-type peptidyl-prolyl cis-trans isomerase, whose translation MNRRLRAVVPATLAVALLALSACGSDQPDPAATPTATSPAETPGATPAATPEATPEPAAVTPSNNLDGIVVEGAANEAPEFTVPAPWGVDETRNKVILPGEGAVVPENGTVEVHYIGMNGRTGQVFDESWTAQPIAFPLDQVVPGFKKGLEGQRVGSRVLIAMPGVDGYDAMGGNPQAGIEVGDTLVFVVDILSTPLAAAEGDAVQPPEGLPTVVFDGPKPKVTIPAGQPAPNQLVVQPLINGRGKPVQPTDVITAVYQATTWDGKVVEDTYGGTPEQGPLNTLIPAWQEGLKDKPVGSRVLIIAPPDKAYPEDPGARKPNAAMGQTIVYVVDILYTSAGQ comes from the coding sequence GTGAATCGTCGCCTCCGCGCCGTCGTGCCCGCCACGCTGGCCGTCGCACTGCTCGCCCTGTCCGCCTGCGGCTCCGACCAGCCGGATCCTGCGGCGACGCCCACTGCGACCTCGCCGGCCGAGACTCCCGGTGCCACGCCTGCTGCGACGCCGGAAGCCACCCCGGAACCGGCCGCGGTCACGCCGTCGAACAATCTCGATGGCATTGTCGTCGAGGGTGCCGCGAACGAGGCTCCGGAGTTCACCGTGCCCGCCCCGTGGGGCGTCGACGAGACCCGCAACAAGGTCATCCTTCCCGGTGAGGGTGCCGTGGTGCCCGAGAACGGGACCGTCGAGGTGCACTACATCGGCATGAACGGCCGCACCGGTCAGGTCTTCGACGAATCCTGGACCGCCCAGCCCATCGCCTTCCCGCTCGACCAGGTCGTGCCCGGCTTCAAGAAGGGCCTCGAGGGCCAGCGGGTCGGCAGCCGCGTGCTCATCGCCATGCCCGGTGTCGACGGTTATGACGCCATGGGCGGCAACCCCCAGGCCGGCATCGAGGTGGGTGACACGCTCGTCTTCGTCGTCGACATCCTCTCCACGCCCCTGGCTGCGGCCGAGGGCGATGCGGTCCAGCCTCCTGAGGGTCTGCCGACCGTCGTGTTCGACGGTCCCAAGCCGAAGGTGACCATCCCCGCCGGTCAGCCCGCGCCGAATCAGCTCGTCGTGCAGCCCCTGATCAACGGCCGCGGCAAGCCCGTGCAGCCCACCGATGTCATCACCGCCGTTTATCAGGCGACGACCTGGGACGGCAAGGTCGTCGAGGACACCTATGGCGGGACCCCCGAGCAGGGCCCGCTCAACACGCTGATCCCCGCCTGGCAGGAGGGGCTGAAGGACAAGCCCGTCGGCTCGCGGGTGCTGATCATCGCGCCGCCCGACAAGGCCTATCCCGAGGACCCCGGGGCTCGCAAGCCCAATGCGGCGATGGGTCAGACCATCGTCTATGTCGTCGACATTCTCTATACGTCCGCGGGGCAGTAG
- the pafA gene encoding Pup--protein ligase: protein MELPFLTRRIYGLETEFGVTFHSQGQRRLSADEAARHLFKDVVAWGRSSNVFLGNGSRIYLDVGSHPEYATAECDDLTEIIAHDRAGELIFRRLADSATQRLATEDIHGELYLFKNNTDSHGNSYGCHENYLIGRTRELAPITSVLVPFLVSRQLICGAGKVMPNGDFRVSQRAEHMWDGVSSATTRMRPMINTRDEPHADPGRFRRLHVIVGDSNVSETSTWLKVGTTELVLRLIESGRALRNLALENPIKAVRDLSRDPFGRAEATLATGRTITGLQLQQAYLQGALDLVEQHGDPGPELAAVLAMWQRVLEALGAKDTTPLEADIDWAIKLKLLRRYADRAGLAWSDPRIQQLDLAYHDIQPGRGLFTLLEARGSVSRVVDDAAVEQAAETPPQTTRARLRGAFVEAAQAAGVDYTVDWTTLKVNEPPPRSWRPPDGGLLAGHDQDELYAPILCKDPFLAVDERVDTLLDRLSGEPSGADRRRPRP from the coding sequence ATGGAGTTGCCGTTCCTGACCCGTCGGATCTATGGGCTCGAAACCGAGTTCGGGGTCACGTTCCACTCGCAGGGGCAGCGACGACTGAGCGCCGACGAGGCCGCGCGCCACCTGTTCAAGGACGTCGTCGCCTGGGGGCGCTCGAGCAATGTGTTCCTCGGCAACGGCTCCCGGATCTATCTGGATGTGGGATCCCATCCGGAGTACGCGACCGCCGAGTGTGACGATCTCACCGAAATAATTGCGCACGACCGCGCCGGGGAACTCATCTTCCGGCGGCTGGCCGACAGCGCGACCCAGCGGCTGGCCACCGAGGACATCCACGGCGAGCTCTATCTGTTCAAGAACAACACCGACTCCCATGGGAACTCCTATGGCTGCCACGAGAACTACCTGATCGGCCGCACCCGTGAGCTGGCCCCGATCACCTCGGTGCTCGTGCCCTTCCTCGTCTCCCGCCAGCTGATCTGCGGTGCCGGCAAGGTCATGCCGAACGGCGACTTCCGGGTCTCCCAGCGAGCCGAGCACATGTGGGACGGGGTGTCGTCGGCGACCACCCGGATGCGGCCCATGATCAACACGCGCGATGAGCCGCACGCCGATCCGGGCCGATTCCGCCGGCTCCATGTCATCGTCGGCGACTCGAACGTGTCCGAGACTTCGACGTGGCTCAAGGTCGGCACCACCGAACTCGTGCTGCGCCTGATCGAATCCGGCCGCGCGCTGCGCAACCTCGCCCTGGAGAATCCGATCAAGGCCGTCCGCGACCTCTCGCGGGACCCGTTCGGGCGGGCCGAGGCCACCCTGGCCACCGGTCGGACGATCACCGGGCTGCAACTCCAGCAGGCCTATCTCCAGGGTGCGCTCGATCTGGTCGAGCAGCATGGCGATCCCGGGCCGGAACTGGCCGCTGTGCTGGCGATGTGGCAGCGCGTGCTGGAGGCGCTGGGGGCCAAGGACACCACCCCGCTCGAGGCCGATATCGACTGGGCGATCAAGCTCAAGCTCCTGCGGCGTTATGCCGACCGTGCAGGGCTGGCCTGGTCGGATCCCCGCATCCAGCAGCTCGACCTGGCGTACCACGACATCCAGCCGGGCCGCGGACTCTTCACCCTCCTCGAGGCGCGGGGCTCCGTGAGCCGGGTCGTGGACGACGCGGCGGTCGAACAAGCCGCCGAGACGCCTCCGCAGACCACGCGGGCACGGTTGCGCGGCGCGTTCGTCGAGGCGGCCCAGGCGGCGGGCGTGGACTACACGGTCGACTGGACGACGCTGAAGGTGAACGAGCCCCCGCCGCGCAGTTGGCGCCCGCCGGACGGCGGCCTGCTTGCGGGTCATGATCAGGACGAGCTGTACGCCCCGATCCTCTGCAAGGACCCGTTCCTCGCAGTCGACGAGCGGGTCGACACCCTCCTGGACCGGCTTTCCGGGGAGCCCTCCGGCGCAGATCGGCGCCGGCCACGCCCGTGA
- a CDS encoding pseudouridine synthase, giving the protein MTEAEEGVRLQKVLAQAGVASRRAAEILIAEGRVEVNGKPVTEQGVRVDPERDHIRVDGSRIPAPRRHVYLALNKPKGVISTMEDPEGRPTLTEYLPRNVPRLFHVGRLDFETTGLLLMTNDGDLAQRLSHPSYEVSKTYLADVDGVMDNHALKRLEKGVTLDDGFVKADKVKLVTRGNDRTLVQVTLHSGANRVVRRMMDAVGFPVSKLSRISFGPIRLGTLPIGETRELTRDELGALLDAAKL; this is encoded by the coding sequence ATGACTGAAGCCGAAGAGGGCGTACGCCTGCAGAAGGTGCTGGCGCAGGCCGGTGTTGCCTCGCGGCGTGCGGCCGAGATCCTCATCGCCGAAGGGCGCGTGGAGGTCAACGGCAAGCCCGTGACCGAGCAGGGAGTCCGCGTCGACCCCGAACGCGACCACATCCGCGTGGACGGGTCCCGCATCCCGGCGCCCCGCCGTCACGTCTATCTCGCGCTGAACAAGCCCAAGGGCGTCATCTCCACCATGGAGGATCCGGAGGGCCGACCGACGCTCACGGAGTATCTGCCCCGCAATGTGCCGCGGCTGTTCCACGTCGGGCGACTCGATTTCGAGACCACCGGTCTGCTGTTGATGACCAACGACGGTGACCTGGCCCAACGCCTGTCACACCCGTCCTATGAGGTGTCGAAGACCTACCTGGCCGATGTCGACGGTGTGATGGACAACCATGCGCTGAAGCGGCTGGAGAAGGGCGTGACCCTGGACGACGGCTTCGTGAAGGCCGACAAGGTGAAGCTCGTGACGCGGGGCAACGACCGCACCCTGGTGCAGGTGACACTGCATTCGGGTGCCAACCGGGTCGTGCGGCGCATGATGGATGCGGTCGGATTTCCGGTCAGCAAGCTGTCCCGCATCAGCTTCGGTCCCATCCGGCTCGGCACTCTGCCGATCGGGGAGACCCGCGAACTCACGCGCGACGAACTTGGCGCCTTGCTGGACGCGGCCAAGCTGTAG
- a CDS encoding SMC-Scp complex subunit ScpB, with protein MSDNRTRAGQPEPEMLPEEPLGDDELSGALEALLLMAEEPVAAVVLAEAVREPLDRVTATLAELAAFYDRTRRGFELRHLAGGWRYYTRAEHAGLISRWVIDGRHANLSQAALETLAVVAYLQPISRARVSAVRGVSVDGVIRTLTARGLIAESGADEHSGATLFVTTALFCEKMGLESLADLPPLAPHLPDALDLEAELARTAAEADLTDPDAEPDEPADSPDAGPAGDSDEPTTTNTPDDTHTTRDDND; from the coding sequence ATGAGTGACAACCGCACGCGCGCCGGGCAGCCCGAGCCCGAGATGCTTCCGGAGGAGCCGCTCGGCGATGACGAGCTCTCGGGGGCGCTCGAGGCCCTGCTGCTCATGGCCGAGGAACCGGTGGCGGCGGTCGTGTTGGCAGAGGCGGTCCGGGAGCCCCTCGATCGGGTCACGGCCACTCTGGCCGAACTGGCAGCCTTCTATGACCGCACCCGCCGCGGATTCGAACTGCGCCACCTGGCCGGCGGTTGGCGCTATTACACCCGGGCCGAGCACGCCGGACTGATCTCGCGATGGGTCATCGACGGTCGGCATGCCAACCTTTCCCAGGCCGCGCTCGAGACGTTGGCGGTGGTGGCGTACCTCCAGCCCATCTCCCGGGCCCGCGTCTCCGCGGTCCGCGGGGTGAGCGTGGATGGGGTGATCCGCACGCTGACGGCGCGAGGACTCATCGCCGAATCGGGGGCGGACGAACACAGCGGCGCAACGCTGTTTGTGACCACGGCGCTGTTCTGCGAGAAGATGGGGCTCGAATCGCTCGCCGATCTGCCACCGCTGGCACCGCACCTGCCCGATGCCCTCGACCTCGAGGCCGAACTGGCGCGGACCGCAGCCGAAGCCGACCTGACTGATCCGGACGCCGAGCCCGACGAACCCGCGGACAGCCCGGACGCCGGACCTGCGGGCGATTCGGACGAACCGACGACGACGAACACCCCCGACGACACCCACACGACAAGGGATGACAATGACTGA